A stretch of the Lactuca sativa cultivar Salinas chromosome 9, Lsat_Salinas_v11, whole genome shotgun sequence genome encodes the following:
- the LOC111916877 gene encoding increased DNA methylation 1, translated as MNGQCDKSLKMLLSLGIDDLHDDSFEGSPNEDTIFKDVFFGHENGRSSKKCLVTGAINFENDDNTPKNSSFPSTGEHSITTTQEDSGSLSEEFVSIKRRKVSLPEHSNPDVENIVNSETPSKETDSCLCQPSSIVTCRLVESSVHGVKSRCYLLKGHVSDKDATKCRLCCFNTNYPNDSPVDYFKKLPKDSCYLELDEKDDQDRKILPLSDTTSCQTINVDEDEDQDQESCRKLSFSSFEDENNKSESKFKRLKRRKGKPSEKRKTHVRNASKKYKNRMNSCRLLPRGNDGDHDLTENCFPIGVRTRTVLSWLIDSGVIQVNEVIEYRNPRDNFVIKHGLITRDGIQCGCCGNKFSVSKFKIHAGFTLNCPCLNLFMESGKSLTLCQLEAWSTEYNLRNGPTQTVNVQEIDQNDDSCGLCGDGGDLICCDNCPSTFHQECLCLQELPEGDWYCPNCSCWSCGKVVDIHKAKIKSVWKCLQCKHKYHKECVGKIEVGIGMEPSTWFCSKSCKEIHSGLDSRVGMMNSVSDGFSWTLLKCTHGDRNVLSDHHFVALKVEWNLKLAVALTIMEECFLPMIDPRTGINLIPHVLYNQGSEFARLDYEGFYTMVLEKDDMLLSIACLRIHGIGVAEMPLIATCNKYQRQGMCRRLMNAIEEMLKSLKIEKLVLCAIPSLVETWTKSFGFMHLEPQEKKYLRSINLMVFPGTIWLKKHIYKGEIQNTPMENVASSYRGFGFVENKIISIKGKGKESLQKDGEQEHDVKDKQHSRFERMSFEMVCGVK; from the exons ATGAACGGGCAATGCGACAAGTCCTTGAAGATGTTATTGAGCCTAGGAATCGACGATTTACATGATGATAGCTTTGAAGGTTCCCCGAACGAAGACACCATTTTTAAAGATGTGTTCTTTGGACACGAAAATGGCAGAAGTAGCAAAAAGTGTCTTGTAACAGGAGCAATCAATTTCGAAAATGACGATAATACCCCTAAGAATTCATCGTTTCCATCAACCGGTGAACATTCGATTACGACAACACAGGAAGATTCCGGTAGCCTCTCTGAAGAATTCGTTTCAATCAAACGGAGAAAGGTCTCGCTTCCTGAACATTCTAATCCCGATGTAGAAAACATCGTTAATTCTGAAACCCCATCAAAAGAAACCGATTCTTGTTTATGCCAACCGAGTTCTATTGTCACGTGTCGTTTGGTTGAATCATCTGTTCATGGTGTTAAGTCCAGATGTTATCTGCTTAAAGGACACGTGTCAGATAAGGATGCCACCAAGTGTAGATTATGTTGCTTCAACACAAATTACCCAAATGACTCACCCGTTGATTATTTCAAGAAACTACCGAAAGATTCTTGTTATTTGGAACTCGATGAAAAAGATGATCAAGATCGAAAGATTCTTCCTTTATCGGATACCACTTCTTGCCAAACAATTAACGtcgatgaagatgaagatcaagatcaagaaagttgCAGAAAACTTTCGTTTTCTTCTTTTGAAGACGAAAACAACAAATCAGAGTCTAAATTTAAGCGTCTAAAGCGTAGAAAAGGAAAACCCAGTGAAAAACGAAAAACCCATGTCCGAAATGCTTCAAAAAAGTACAAAAATCGGATGAATAGTTGCAGGTTGCTTCCACGTGGCAACGATGGGGATCATGATTTGACAGAGAATTGTTTTCCCATTGGTGTAAGAACAAGAACAGTGTTATCCTGGTTGATAGATTCTGGAGTTATTCAAGTCAATGAAGTTATCGAATACAGAAATCCGAGGGACAATTTCGTAATTAAACATGGTTTAATCACGCGAGATGGTATTCAGTGTGGATGCTGTGGTAACAAGTTTTCTGTCTCCAAATTCAAGATTCATGCTGGGTTCACCCTAAATTGCCCATGTTTGAATCTTTTCATGGAATCCGGAAAATCGTTGACTTTATGTCAATTGGAAGCTTGGTCAACGGAATATAATCTCAGAAATGGTCCCACACAAACTGTAAATGTTCAAGAAATCGATCAAAATGATGATAGTTGTGGTCTTTGTGGTGATGGAGGCGATTTAATATGTTGTGATAATTGTCCCTCAACTTTTCATCAAGAATGCTTATGTTTACAG gagCTACCTGAAGGTGATTGGTATTGTCCAAATTGTTCTTGTTGGAGTTGTGGGAAAGTGGTCGATATTCATAAGGCCAAAATAAAAAGTGTTTGGAAATGTTTACAATGCAAACATAAAT ACCACAAGGAATGTGTTGGGAAGATTGAAGTCGGAATTGGGATGGAACCTTCTACCTGGTTCTGTAGTAAAAGCTGTAAGGAG ATTCACTCGGGCCTTGATTCCAGAGTCGGAATGATGAATTCCGTTTCTGATGGTTTCTCGTGGACGCTTTTGAAGTGCACTCATGGAGACCGGAATGTCCTTTCCGATCACCATTTTGTTGCCCTGAAAGTGGAATGGAATCTGAAATTAGCAGTTGCCCTTACAATTATGGAGGAGTGTTTTCTTCCCATGATTGATCCAAGAACCGGAATCAATTTGATACCCCATGTACTTTATAATCAAGG GTCTGAATTCGCACGTCTAGACTATGAGGGATTCTACACAATGGTATTGGAGAAAGATGACATGTTATTAAGTATAGCATGTTTAAG GATTCATGGGATAGGAGTTGCAGAGATGCCTCTCATTGCAACATGTAACAAATATCAAAGACAAGGAATGTGTAGGCGTCTCATGAATGCTATTGAAGAG ATGCTAAAGTCTTTGAAGATTGAGAAACTTGTGTTGTGTGCAATACCGAGTTTAGTGGAGACATGGACAAAAAGCTTTGGTTTCATGCACTTGGAACCTCAAGAAAAGAAGTACTTGAGGAGTATCAACTTAATGGTGTTTCCAGGAACCATATGGCTTAAGAAACACATTTACAAAGGGGAAATACAAA ATACTCCAATGGAAAATGTAGCTTCTTCGTATCGGGGTTTTGGTTTTGTAGAAAACAAGATAATATCCATCAAAGGGAAAGGGAAAGAATCGTTGCAAAAAGATGGAGAACAAGAACATGATGTGAAGGACAAACAACATTCAAGATTTGAAAGAATGTCTTTTGAAATGGTTTGTGGGGTAAAATGA